The sequence GCGCTGACCCGGGCGCTGGAAGTGGCCGTGAGCCGCCGACCGGTGCAGCCGGTCGCGGTGCTGTTTCTCGATCTCGACGGGTTCAAGGAGGTCAACGACTCCTATGGCCACGAGATGGGCGATCGCCTGCTGCGCCGGGTGGCGCGCGGCTTCGAGGCGATCTGCATGCGGCGGGGGTTGCTGGCGCGGGTGGGCGGCGACGAGTTCTCGCTCGTCCTCGACAATCGTGAATCGGTCGCGTCGGCGGACGAGATCGGCAACCGGCTGGTCCGCTACCTGAACGGGCCGATCCTGATCGACGACCGGGTGATCGCGATCGGCACCAGCGTCGGCATCGCCGTCGTCGATGGCGAATCCATCACGGCCGACGAATTGCTGCGCCGCGCCGATGTCGCGATGTACCAGGCCAAGGAACTGGGCCGCAGCCGCGTCGCGTTCTACGACTGGTCGATCGACGCCGAGAAGACCGACCGCAAGCGGCTGGCCGACGAATTGCGCGATGCCCTCGCCACCGACGCGCTGCATGTCGTCTACCAGCCGATCTATGAGGCGCAGAGCATGCGGCCCGCCCTGGTCGAGGCGCTGCTGCGCTGGGATCACCCGCGACAGGGGGCCGTTTCACCGGACCTGTTCATCAATGTCGCCGAGGAAAACGGCCTGATGGACGCAGTCGGCGACTGGGTGCTGCGCCATGCCTGCCGCGACGCGCTGCAATGGCCGGAAATCCGGCTGGCGATCAATGTGTCGCCGGTGCAGTTCCGCAATCCCGGCTTCGATCGCAATCTCGCTGCTATCCTGCAGGAAACCGGGTTCCCGGCCGAGCGCCTCGAGGTCGAGATGACCGAGACGCATCTCGTCACCTTCCCCGACCGCGCGCAGCACATCGTCGCCTCGCTGCGGATATTGGGCGTCAGCGTGGCGCTGGACGATTTCGGGACGGGCTATTCCTCGATCGGCTATCTGCGCCGGTTCTCGTTCGACAAGCTGAAGATCGACCGGTCGCTGGTGCATGGCGTCTCGGTCGACCTCGAGACGCGGCGCCTGTGCGAGGCGACCATCGGGCTTGGCCGCGCCCTCAATCTCGAGGTCACCGCGGAAGGCATCGAATCCGAGGCCGATGCCGAGATCATGCGGCAGGCGGGCTGTTCCTATCTGCAGGGCTTCGCCTTTGCCCGGCCGATGTCGGCGGCGGCGATCAGCGAGCTGCTGAACGAAAGCGCCCGCGAGGCCGATGGTAGCCACGCGTTGCGGATGGCTTAAGGCGATCCGGCCGCGCGGCGGCCGGATCGTGGGCGTTTGGTTCAGGCGAGCGTCTTGACGACGGCGGCGATGGCCTTGCCCAGCGCGGCCTGGTCGGCCGGATCCAGATGGATGCCGTCAAAGGCGCTGGAGTGGATATGCTGGCCGGCATCCAGGAAGGCCACGCCATGCTCCTTGGCGATCGCCGCATAGAGCGTGGCGAACTTCAGCGACTTGGCGTAGCCGCCTTCCAGCATCGGCGTGTATTCCGGCTTCTGGCCGGTGTGGTCGAGCATCGGCGGCGGCGCGACCACCAGGATCTTCGGCACGCCGGCGTCATTGCCGGCTTCCGCCTGCTTGATGACCTTGATCAGTTCGCCGACGCCCTTGGCGATATCCTCGGCCGGCACGTGGAAGCGCGCCTTGAGGTCGTTGGTCCCCAGCATGATGACGACGACGTCGAGCGGCCGGTGGCTCCGGAGGCAAGGCAGGAGATAGGTCTTGCCGTTCATGTATTCGCCCTCGACCGGGTCGGAATGAACGGTCGAGCGGCCGGGCAGGCCTTCCTCGATCACATGCCAGTCCGGGCCGAGTTCCGCCTGGGCCACGCCGGTCCAGCGCTCGTCGCGCGCATAGCGTTCGTCGGGGCGGGGGACGGTGGCGGCGCCCCAGGTGTTGGAATCGCCATAGGCGAGAACGTTCTTCATCGATGCTGCTCCTCCCAGGGCGAATCTGCTTCGCCTTCACGGGCGTTGATCAAACATCATGGCCGCGAATTCTCAAGCCGGGGGGATTACGCGCGGGCGGCGGGGCTCTACGATCGCCGCGGGCGCTTCGGGACGACGCGCCGCCATGGAGAGCCTGAGAATGCGGAAGCCTGCCGATACCGCCGTGCCGATCCTGCCCGTGATTGCCGAGCGCTGGAGTCCGCGCGCCTTCGATCCCGAGAAGACGCTGACGGACGCCGATCTGAAGCCGCTGTTCGAGGCCGCCCGCTGGGCGCCGTCCTCCAGCAACACGCAGCCCTGGCGCTTCGTCTACGCCTTTCGCGGCGAGCCGTTCTTCGATGCGCTGGTCGATTGCGCGGCAGAGGGCAACCAGCCCTGGGTCCGCCGCGTCTCGGTGCTCGCCTACGCGGTTGCGAAGCTGCACTCCGACAGCGGCCGTTCTCTCTGGCACAACCGGCACGATACTGGCATTGCGCTCGGCTATCTGCTGCTGCAGGCGACCGCCAACGGCCTCGCCGTGCATCCGTTCGGCGGCTTCGACAGCGACAAGGTGATCGCCGCCGCTCATGTGCCGGAAGGCTTCGAGCCCTGCACGGGAATCGGCATCGGTTTTCCCGGCGATCCGGACATGCTGCCCGAGCGCGACCGGCTGCGCGAAGTGGGCGGACGGGAGCGGCTGG is a genomic window of Kaistia defluvii containing:
- a CDS encoding SGNH/GDSL hydrolase family protein — its product is MKNVLAYGDSNTWGAATVPRPDERYARDERWTGVAQAELGPDWHVIEEGLPGRSTVHSDPVEGEYMNGKTYLLPCLRSHRPLDVVVIMLGTNDLKARFHVPAEDIAKGVGELIKVIKQAEAGNDAGVPKILVVAPPPMLDHTGQKPEYTPMLEGGYAKSLKFATLYAAIAKEHGVAFLDAGQHIHSSAFDGIHLDPADQAALGKAIAAVVKTLA
- a CDS encoding putative bifunctional diguanylate cyclase/phosphodiesterase, translating into MSFLQRSTFRFGLRVALPVLLVLAGSIMFMIFALNEMAGEVDRIDDIATERSAAASLRAFEKRMRQIHGDYSVWDDAAIKLYGEIDKDFANNNFRDATRTGVFFDAAYLLDERGQTVFSFRRGGIAPRSALEEFGSPLQTLIAGLAGQYAAFDSKVGLMKDRSGAIAVVAVGSVFPLSDAVPPPVGRPRMLVLSHTLDDPSIRQMGEDFVIDGLSLSFDPKHVTEGVRLLDPSGKPLGSLNWTQRSRGNEAFSRVAPMAYLTLGIIGLTILFLLGIGYANLVAVRRRERQAVYDANHDSLTGLPNRVALTRALEVAVSRRPVQPVAVLFLDLDGFKEVNDSYGHEMGDRLLRRVARGFEAICMRRGLLARVGGDEFSLVLDNRESVASADEIGNRLVRYLNGPILIDDRVIAIGTSVGIAVVDGESITADELLRRADVAMYQAKELGRSRVAFYDWSIDAEKTDRKRLADELRDALATDALHVVYQPIYEAQSMRPALVEALLRWDHPRQGAVSPDLFINVAEENGLMDAVGDWVLRHACRDALQWPEIRLAINVSPVQFRNPGFDRNLAAILQETGFPAERLEVEMTETHLVTFPDRAQHIVASLRILGVSVALDDFGTGYSSIGYLRRFSFDKLKIDRSLVHGVSVDLETRRLCEATIGLGRALNLEVTAEGIESEADAEIMRQAGCSYLQGFAFARPMSAAAISELLNESAREADGSHALRMA
- a CDS encoding nitroreductase family protein, which encodes MRKPADTAVPILPVIAERWSPRAFDPEKTLTDADLKPLFEAARWAPSSSNTQPWRFVYAFRGEPFFDALVDCAAEGNQPWVRRVSVLAYAVAKLHSDSGRSLWHNRHDTGIALGYLLLQATANGLAVHPFGGFDSDKVIAAAHVPEGFEPCTGIGIGFPGDPDMLPERDRLREVGGRERLAVSDFAFHGQWPAA